One part of the Sciurus carolinensis chromosome 4, mSciCar1.2, whole genome shotgun sequence genome encodes these proteins:
- the LOC124983001 gene encoding uncharacterized protein LOC124983001 isoform X3 codes for MEMPANFLLLYEVVKTERKNCLLHILKCFASSHLSQSTLHQGRGSKFRSMNVLFSRSNTRDGGEHIEGGKKGRLKDKHLLIFLVTWQPDEFDFRGIISDRQFYHFVLWTKWGSVDCPAPGVLMRRFKKTNPPHQKRKRDFFERDELTT; via the exons ATGGAGATGCCAGCCAATTTTCTGCTATTGTATGAAGTTGTTAAAACCGAAAGGAAGAATTGCCTCTTACACATACTGAAGTGCTTTGCATCATCTCATTTGAG CCAATCTACTCTTCATCAGGGGAGAGGATCAAAATTCAGATCTATGAATGTGCTTTTCTCCAGAAGCAATACACGTGATGGGGGAGAACATATTGAAGGTGGCAAGAAAGGGAGACTCAAAGATAAGCATCTACTCATCTTCCTAGTCACGTGGCAACCTGATGAATTTGACTTCAGGGGGATCATTTCAGATCGTCAGTTTTATCACTTT GTACTGTGGACCAAATGGGGGTCTGTGGACTGTCCTGCCCCTGGAGTTCTGATGAGAAGATTCAAAAAGACCaaccccccccaccaaaaaagaaagagagatttcTTTGAAAGA
- the LOC124983001 gene encoding uncharacterized protein LOC124983001 isoform X5 codes for MEMPANFLLLYEVVKTERKNCLLHILKCFASSHLSQSTLHQGRGSKFRSMNVLFSRSNTRDGGEHIEGGKKGRLKDKHLLIFLVTWQPDEFDFRGIISDRQFYHFVLWTKWGSVDCPAPGVLMRRFKKTNPPHQKRKRDFFERTRH; via the exons ATGGAGATGCCAGCCAATTTTCTGCTATTGTATGAAGTTGTTAAAACCGAAAGGAAGAATTGCCTCTTACACATACTGAAGTGCTTTGCATCATCTCATTTGAG CCAATCTACTCTTCATCAGGGGAGAGGATCAAAATTCAGATCTATGAATGTGCTTTTCTCCAGAAGCAATACACGTGATGGGGGAGAACATATTGAAGGTGGCAAGAAAGGGAGACTCAAAGATAAGCATCTACTCATCTTCCTAGTCACGTGGCAACCTGATGAATTTGACTTCAGGGGGATCATTTCAGATCGTCAGTTTTATCACTTT GTACTGTGGACCAAATGGGGGTCTGTGGACTGTCCTGCCCCTGGAGTTCTGATGAGAAGATTCAAAAAGACCaaccccccccaccaaaaaagaaagagagatttcTTTGAAAGA
- the LOC124983001 gene encoding uncharacterized protein LOC124983001 isoform X4, whose translation MEMPANFLLLYEVVKTERKNCLLHILKCFASSHLSQSTLHQGRGSKFRSMNVLFSRSNTRDGGEHIEGGKKGRLKDKHLLIFLVTWQPDEFDFRGIISDRQFYHFVLWTKWGSVDCPAPGVLMRRFKKTNPPHQKRKRDFFERELNSP comes from the exons ATGGAGATGCCAGCCAATTTTCTGCTATTGTATGAAGTTGTTAAAACCGAAAGGAAGAATTGCCTCTTACACATACTGAAGTGCTTTGCATCATCTCATTTGAG CCAATCTACTCTTCATCAGGGGAGAGGATCAAAATTCAGATCTATGAATGTGCTTTTCTCCAGAAGCAATACACGTGATGGGGGAGAACATATTGAAGGTGGCAAGAAAGGGAGACTCAAAGATAAGCATCTACTCATCTTCCTAGTCACGTGGCAACCTGATGAATTTGACTTCAGGGGGATCATTTCAGATCGTCAGTTTTATCACTTT GTACTGTGGACCAAATGGGGGTCTGTGGACTGTCCTGCCCCTGGAGTTCTGATGAGAAGATTCAAAAAGACCaaccccccccaccaaaaaagaaagagagatttcTTTGAAAGA gaaCTGAACTCACCATAA
- the LOC124983001 gene encoding uncharacterized protein LOC124983001 isoform X2, translating to MEMPANFLLLYEVVKTERKNCLLHILKCFASSHLSQSTLHQGRGSKFRSMNVLFSRSNTRDGGEHIEGGKKGRLKDKHLLIFLVTWQPDEFDFRGIISDRQFYHFVLWTKWGSVDCPAPGVLMRRFKKTNPPHQKRKRDFFERMGSYFNTTDWYPYKKNKFGQRHIQKEDYMKKTAVCKSRTQA from the exons ATGGAGATGCCAGCCAATTTTCTGCTATTGTATGAAGTTGTTAAAACCGAAAGGAAGAATTGCCTCTTACACATACTGAAGTGCTTTGCATCATCTCATTTGAG CCAATCTACTCTTCATCAGGGGAGAGGATCAAAATTCAGATCTATGAATGTGCTTTTCTCCAGAAGCAATACACGTGATGGGGGAGAACATATTGAAGGTGGCAAGAAAGGGAGACTCAAAGATAAGCATCTACTCATCTTCCTAGTCACGTGGCAACCTGATGAATTTGACTTCAGGGGGATCATTTCAGATCGTCAGTTTTATCACTTT GTACTGTGGACCAAATGGGGGTCTGTGGACTGTCCTGCCCCTGGAGTTCTGATGAGAAGATTCAAAAAGACCaaccccccccaccaaaaaagaaagagagatttcTTTGAAAGA ATGGGCTCTTACTTCAATACAACTGATtggtatccttataagaagaataaatttGGACAGAGACACATACAGAAGGAAGACTACATGAAGAAGACAGCCGTCTGCAAGTCAAGAACTCAGGCCTAG